The following are encoded in a window of Arthrobacter woluwensis genomic DNA:
- a CDS encoding MoaD/ThiS family protein gives MGAFTVLIPSVLRPLVRDADALDVELPDDGGPATVARILGSVAADHPVLGRRLRDETGALRRHVNVYLGPDEVRRLQGLETEVPEGAQLMIIQSVAGG, from the coding sequence ATGGGCGCCTTCACCGTTCTGATCCCCAGTGTCCTGCGCCCCTTGGTGCGGGACGCGGACGCGTTGGACGTCGAGCTTCCCGACGACGGCGGGCCGGCCACCGTGGCCCGCATCCTGGGCTCTGTGGCGGCCGACCATCCGGTGCTGGGCCGGCGGCTCCGCGATGAGACGGGAGCCCTCCGGCGCCATGTGAACGTGTACCTGGGACCTGATGAGGTCCGCAGGCTTCAGGGGCTCGAGACCGAAGTCCCTGAAGGGGCGCAGCTGATGATCATCCAGTCCGTCGCCGGCGGCTAG
- a CDS encoding WD40/YVTN/BNR-like repeat-containing protein: MSTATQYLVAIGTKKGLWLARSKDRKEWVLDGPHFLMTEIPSIGIDTRDGTRLLVGIRSEHWGPTVAHSDDLGVTWTEPEGGGIAFGEGDGAAVERIWQLQPDREGRPGVVWAGVEPISLWRSDDGGEHFELNRGLWEHPHRPEWGEGAGGGAVHSIIPAPDGSTVHVAMSTGGVYRSRDGGDSWQATNRGIGASFLPGELPEFGQCVHKIAADADDPEQIYAQNHGGVYRTRDGGDSWQEIEHGLPANFGFVMLSHPRNAGTAWVIPLAADVERIPVDGHPAVGRTRDAGENWEMLDAGLPEKDYNSILRDAAALDTAESVGVYFGTRGGSVYASADEGATFQEIASHLPDVLCVRAAVIEVPNQGSAADDGVLAAS; the protein is encoded by the coding sequence ATGTCAACGGCGACGCAGTACCTGGTGGCGATCGGTACGAAGAAGGGCCTCTGGCTCGCCCGCAGCAAGGACCGCAAGGAATGGGTGCTGGACGGCCCGCATTTCCTCATGACGGAGATCCCGAGCATCGGCATCGACACGCGGGACGGCACCCGCCTCCTCGTGGGCATCCGTTCCGAGCACTGGGGACCGACCGTCGCGCATTCGGATGATCTCGGCGTGACCTGGACCGAGCCCGAAGGAGGCGGGATCGCCTTCGGCGAAGGTGACGGCGCCGCCGTCGAACGCATCTGGCAGCTCCAGCCCGACCGGGAGGGCCGTCCCGGCGTCGTGTGGGCCGGCGTGGAGCCGATCTCGCTCTGGCGGTCCGACGATGGCGGCGAGCACTTCGAGCTCAACCGAGGCCTGTGGGAGCACCCGCACCGTCCGGAATGGGGCGAGGGGGCCGGTGGCGGTGCGGTGCATTCGATCATCCCCGCGCCCGACGGGTCCACCGTGCATGTCGCCATGAGCACGGGAGGCGTGTACCGCAGCCGCGACGGCGGCGACAGCTGGCAGGCGACGAACCGGGGCATCGGGGCGTCGTTCCTGCCCGGGGAGCTCCCCGAGTTCGGGCAATGCGTGCACAAGATCGCCGCCGACGCGGACGACCCTGAGCAGATCTACGCGCAGAACCACGGCGGGGTGTACAGGACGCGCGACGGCGGCGACAGCTGGCAGGAGATCGAGCACGGGCTGCCGGCGAACTTCGGTTTCGTGATGCTGAGCCATCCCCGCAACGCCGGAACAGCGTGGGTGATCCCGCTGGCCGCGGACGTCGAGCGCATCCCCGTGGACGGGCATCCGGCCGTCGGCCGCACACGGGACGCCGGCGAGAACTGGGAGATGCTCGACGCCGGCCTGCCGGAGAAGGACTACAACTCGATCCTCCGAGACGCCGCCGCCCTCGACACGGCGGAATCGGTGGGCGTCTACTTCGGAACCCGCGGCGGCAGCGTGTACGCGAGTGCCGACGAGGGCGCCACCTTCCAGGAGATCGCGTCCCACCTTCCGGACGTGCTGTGTGTCCGGGCCGCGGTCATCGAAGTGCCGAACCAGGGATCAGCAGCCGATGACGGAGTCCTGGCGGCGAGCTGA
- a CDS encoding histidine phosphatase family protein has translation MRLFLVRHGQTPSNLLRALDTGRPGPGLTDLGLEQARALVERLSAEHLDAVYASPLLRAQLTAGPLSQARNLTATVLEGLEEIGAGALEMLNDDDSCASYGAHVIAWGLGDSLSRIEGAEDHTTFFRRFDAAVDQMARTHGPDSSVLAVSHGAAIRCWTAARVQHDGAFDVRLPLANTGIVAVEGTPGSWRLHGLL, from the coding sequence GTGCGCCTGTTCCTCGTCCGGCATGGCCAGACGCCCAGTAACCTGCTCCGCGCTCTGGACACGGGACGCCCGGGTCCGGGCCTGACGGACCTGGGCCTGGAACAGGCGCGCGCTCTCGTGGAACGGTTGTCCGCCGAACACCTGGACGCCGTCTACGCCTCACCTCTGCTGCGAGCCCAGCTCACCGCGGGGCCGTTGTCGCAGGCCAGAAACCTCACCGCCACCGTGCTGGAGGGACTGGAAGAGATCGGCGCCGGTGCCCTCGAGATGCTGAACGACGACGACTCGTGCGCCAGCTACGGCGCTCACGTCATCGCCTGGGGCCTCGGTGACTCGCTGTCGAGGATCGAGGGCGCTGAGGACCACACCACCTTCTTCCGCCGTTTCGACGCCGCCGTGGACCAGATGGCGCGGACCCACGGGCCCGACTCCAGTGTCCTGGCCGTCAGCCACGGTGCGGCGATCCGCTGCTGGACCGCGGCCCGGGTGCAGCATGACGGCGCGTTCGACGTCCGGCTGCCGCTCGCCAACACCGGGATCGTCGCCGTCGAAGGGACCCCCGGTTCCTGGCGGCTGCACGGCCTCCTCTGA
- the purB gene encoding adenylosuccinate lyase, producing MAETTARIPSGRLSLAAGEGQIALGPLDGRYRAAVAPLVDYLSEAALNRDRVAVEVEWLIHLTSNSVLPGSAPLTQEQQDQLRAIVTEFDADSVAELAEIEAVTVHDVKAVEYYIGRRLPAIGIESLTPMVHFACTSEDINNLSYALGVKGAVEDVWLPAARALVDQIGVMATENRDVPMLSRTHGQPATPTTLGKELAVVAHRLSRQLDRISRTEYLGKINGATGTFAAHVSAVPGADWTEVSRTFVEGLGLDWNPLTTQIESHDWQAELYADVARFNRILHNFCTDVWSYISIGYFAQIPVAGATGSSTMPHKVNPIRFENAEANLEISSGLLDVLASTLVTSRWQRDLTDSSSQRNIGVAFGHSLLAISNVVKGLKQLKVSVDVLAADLDGNWEVLGEAIQTVMRAEAIAGVPGMENPYERLKDLTRGHRVDAARMQEFVSGLGLSDEARDRLLQLTPASYTGVAAALVDYLK from the coding sequence ATGGCTGAAACCACTGCGCGCATCCCGTCCGGACGACTCTCCCTGGCTGCAGGCGAGGGCCAGATCGCCCTAGGGCCCCTGGACGGCCGGTACCGTGCAGCCGTGGCACCCCTCGTGGACTACTTGTCCGAGGCCGCGCTGAACCGTGACCGCGTCGCCGTCGAGGTGGAGTGGCTGATCCACCTCACCTCGAATTCCGTCCTTCCCGGCTCAGCTCCGCTGACCCAGGAGCAGCAGGATCAGCTGCGCGCCATCGTCACCGAGTTCGACGCGGACTCCGTCGCGGAACTCGCGGAGATCGAGGCCGTGACGGTCCACGATGTGAAGGCCGTGGAGTACTACATCGGCCGCCGCCTCCCGGCCATCGGGATCGAATCGCTGACGCCCATGGTGCATTTCGCCTGCACCTCGGAAGACATCAACAACCTCTCGTACGCGCTCGGTGTGAAGGGCGCCGTCGAGGATGTCTGGCTCCCGGCAGCCCGTGCCCTGGTCGATCAGATCGGCGTCATGGCCACGGAGAACCGTGACGTTCCGATGCTCTCCCGGACCCACGGTCAGCCGGCCACTCCCACCACGCTGGGCAAGGAACTCGCAGTGGTGGCCCACCGCCTCAGCCGTCAGCTGGACCGGATCTCCCGCACGGAATACCTCGGCAAGATCAACGGCGCCACCGGCACCTTCGCGGCCCACGTTTCCGCCGTGCCGGGCGCGGACTGGACCGAGGTCTCCCGCACGTTCGTGGAGGGTCTGGGCCTGGACTGGAACCCGCTCACCACCCAGATCGAAAGCCACGACTGGCAGGCCGAGCTGTACGCCGACGTCGCCCGCTTCAACCGCATTCTGCACAACTTCTGCACCGATGTGTGGAGCTACATCTCCATCGGCTACTTCGCGCAGATCCCGGTGGCCGGCGCCACCGGTTCTTCGACGATGCCGCACAAGGTCAACCCGATCCGCTTCGAGAACGCCGAGGCCAACCTGGAGATCTCGAGCGGACTGCTCGACGTCCTCGCGTCGACCCTGGTCACGTCCCGCTGGCAGCGTGACCTCACGGACTCGTCCTCGCAGCGCAACATCGGCGTCGCGTTCGGGCACTCCCTGCTGGCCATCAGCAATGTGGTCAAGGGCCTCAAGCAGCTCAAGGTGTCCGTGGACGTCCTCGCCGCGGATCTGGACGGCAACTGGGAGGTCCTCGGCGAGGCAATCCAGACGGTCATGCGCGCTGAGGCCATCGCGGGCGTTCCCGGAATGGAGAACCCGTACGAGCGCCTCAAGGACCTCACCCGGGGCCACCGCGTCGATGCGGCCCGCATGCAGGAGTTCGTCTCCGGCCTGGGCCTCTCGGACGAGGCCCGGGACCGTCTCCTCCAGCTGACCCCCGCGTCCTACACGGGCGTCGCGGCGGCCCTGGTCGACTACCTGAAGTAG